The following is a genomic window from Thermoplasmata archaeon.
AGGCCCGAGCCTCCCTCACGCTGACCTATGCCGACGCTGCGCAAGCCCAGGCCGTTGCGAAGTCCGTGTCCCTGGACGACGAAGGCTACATCCGGACGCACAGGAAGGGAGCGACGATCACCGCGACCGCCACGGCGGACGGACCGCTTTCCCTTTTGCACACCTTGGACGACTACCTGGCCTGCATCACGGTCGCCGAGCGGACGGTGGAGGCGGCACGCCCTCGCGGACGAACGCGGCGACGCCGCGCTTGAACGAGCGCATCTCGCGCGGCGTCATGGCGGCCTGCCCGACCGCGCACAGCTCGTCGTCGGGCGAGACGAGGAGGACCTCGTCGCCCGGCCTCAGACCCGGATCGGCGTCCTTGACGAACTTCGCGAACGCGTTCTTGCCCTCCCGGAGGAACGGCACCGCATCGGACTCCACCACGACGCGGAGCCTTGGGGACGAGAACGCGGCATGGAGGCGCCGGGCTCCGGCCGCCTTGAGCGTGAAGAAGCCGTCCTCCGCCCGCAAGGAGAGGATGTGCTCGCCCTCCAGGAACACGTTGCGGACCTTCCCCGTATTCTTCGACACGACGAGCGAGATGCGGCCGCGGAGCAGCGAGTCCGAGGCGCCGCGGCCGAACTGGAGATCCGCGGTCGCCCGGACGCGGAGGAGATTCCAATCCAGCGACCGCGCCCCGGGCGCGCGGGCGCGGAGGTCGTCCAGGGTCGCATCCCCCTCCCATAGGACGCCGAACGCGTATCCGGCCCCGGCCGCCCACTGCCGGAAGAACACCTCAGCGGCCTCGAGTGCCTCGGCTTCCAAAGCGTAGGGGATCAGGGACTGGGAGAGCGGCCACACGTGGTCCAGCTCCAGGGGAACGGGCCCCCAGACGGACTTGACCACGGGGTGGACGTCCGCGGCTGCGAGCGATCGTTCGACGACGTCGTGGTAGCGGGCCGAGTACGGGCGGCTCCCTTCGGGAAGAGCGAGCAGACCCTTCGCGGGAGGTGGCGCGTACCGCTCCGCGAGCCGGCGGCGGTAGCGGTGAAGGACCGGCCGATGGGCCGTCTCGGGGCCCACGTAGTACATCGCGCCCGGACGGGAAACGGGCTCGGATTCCTCGAGGAACTCGTTGTGCAGCCGCAGCTCGCGCATCGCGTCAAGCAAGGCGGGGTGCGCCCGGGAGCGGCGCTCCACGAGCTCCCAGAGGTCTCCCGCGGCGATGGCCCGCCGCACTTCCCGGATCGCCGCGAAGGACACGTGGAGGTTGTGCTCGGCCAGGAGGCGCTCGTCCCTCGCGATCTGGGCCATCGGCTGGGCGGTGCACACCGGACAGCTGCACGGGCTATCCGTGACCTCGGATGCGCGGCGGGTGCCGTCCGGAAAGAGCATGCGGCCGTCCCGGGCGTACTTCGCGTAGGCCGCGGAGTCGAACAGGTCGCAGCCCAGGAGGGCCGCGAGCGGGAACACGAGAGGGTGCCCTGCCCCGAAGAGATGGACGGGCTTCGAAGGGTCCAGTCCCTTCTTCGAGGCCACGATGACGCGGGCCAAGTCGCGGAAGCGGTAGCTCTCCAGGAGGGGCACAACGCCGCCGATCGCGACCACCGCGAGGTCCAGGGCAGACACCTCACGGGCGCATCGCTCCCGGAGGTCCTCGTGAAGGCCACCCTGGACCGCGCCAACCAAACCGAGTGCTCCCTTGAGCCCCGTGGCCTCCTTCGTGCGGCGCAGGGTCTCGTCGACGTCGGCCGCCGCCCGGTCGGCGCCGTGCTCCGGCTCCGAGAACACGTCGAGCACGGTGCCCAGATCCGCGCCAATCGCCCGCTGGAACTCGACGACCTCGGGGTTCGTGATCTCCAGGTCCCCGTACACGTGGGACTGAAACGCCCCGGAGTCCGTCATCACCGCGCGGGGGAACCCGAGGAGGCCGTGGACCCCCTTCGCGAGGGCGGTCTCCCGCAGGGAGCCCTTCCCGAGGATGTACGCGTTCGTGATCAGGATCTCCGCGCCGAACCGGGAGGCGAGCTCCGCGGGCGGGACGATGGGCCGGTTCGGATTCACGACGGGGAGGAGCGCGGGCGTCGACACGCGACCGTGGGGCGTCTCGAGCACGCCGAGCCGCCCGAGGCCGTCCCGCCCCTTCAGCTCGAACACGTGCGGCCATGGGGGCGCGCGGTAAAGGGTTTTGCGCGGTTCGCGCACCTCGCCGCAAGGGATATCCCCGGGCGTTCGACTCGCCGGCACGATGCTCCGCCAGACGTTCCTCCACGTGCCCGGGGTGGGCTACCGAACCGAGGAGCGACTGTGGCACTCCGGCATCACCTCCTGGGACGACGTGGCCACGGACCGGATGATGCAGGTCTCGCCCCATCTTCGCGGCACGCTGGCCGAGGAGATCGCGCGGTCCGAGGCGGCCCTCCGCGCGGGACGCTATCGCTACTTCGCCCTGAGGCTCCCCGCACGGGAGCACTGGCGGGCTTGGCCCGAGTTCCGCGACGCCGTGGCATTCCTGGACATCGAGACCACGGGGCTCGACATCGGCCGGGACGCCCTGACCGTGGTTGGGGTGTACGACGGTCGGCGGAAGCGCTCGTTCGTCCGGGGGACGAATCTGGAGGAGTTGCCGAGCGCGGTGGACCGGGCGCGCCTGCTCGTCACGTTCAACGGCTCCCGCTTCGACGTGCCGTTCCTGCGGCGAGCCTTCCCACGGATGCGGCTCGACCAGATCCACCTGGACCTCGTCCACCCCCTGCACCGCCTCGGGTACTGGGGAGGGCTGAAGCGGATCGAGCGGCGGCTGGGGATCGAGCGGAGCGACGAGACCGCCGGCATGGGCGGGTTCGACGCCGTCCGCCTCTGGGCGGAGTACGAGGCCGGGGACGACGACGCGTTGGACCGGCTCATCGCCTACAACCTCGAGGACGTGGTAAACCTGGAGCCCCTGGCCGAGTTCGCCTACGCCTCCCTGCGGGAGCGGGCCCTCGACCGCGGATTCGTCACCGCGGACGTCCTGGATCGAGAACGCGCCCAACGGGGTGCGCGACGGAGAGATTCCCTGGCTACCCGCTCCGGGCGACCTCAATGAGATTCAACGTCTGTTCCGACGCCCGGGGAATCGGCCCGTCGTCGATCACGATGCTCGCCTTGAGGCGACCGTCCTCGAGGCTCACGCGGACCGACTTGAGCCGTGATCGGAAGAGCTGGAGGCCCTTGCCGTTGCGGGAGGGCAGGGCACGCTCGCAGTACACGAGGCCCATACGCTCGAGTTGGCGGATGCGACGGTAGCAGGCCGCGATCGGGATTCTGAACCGGCGGCTCAGGTCCAGCGCCGAGGCCGCGGCGTCGCAGGTGCCCAGCAGGATGCGGGCGCTGTACGGGTCCATCACGGTCTGGCTGAGTTCCAGCGGTTCCATTCGGTTCACTGCCCCCGCAGCGCCAGGACCTTCTCCACGAACGCCACGATCTCGTCCGCCTCGAACGGCTTGTTCAGGAATCCGGCGGCCCCGTGGCGGACGCTCTCGATCTCCGTGGCGCTGTCCCCGAACGCGGTCATCAGGATCGCCCTCAGACCCGGCTGACGCTTCCGGGCCGCATCAATGAGCTCGACCCCCGTGGGGCCGGGCATCTTGAAATCCGTCAGAAGGAGATCCACGTCGTCGCTCGCGAGGAGATCCAGGGCCTCCGGGGTGTTCGCCGCGGTGCGCACGGCGTAGCCCAAGGACTCGAACAGCTCGGCAAGGTTCTCCCGCATCCCCTCGTCGTCATCGACGATCAGGAGCCGGCTCTTCGGGACCTTCCCGGTGAAGGGCAGAGCAACCACGTCCTGCACGCAGACTTCGATGCGGCCGGGGGGTTTTATAGGCCTTGGTTGAGAGTGGTTGACAGGCCCAGGAACCCGGGTCAGCGGGAGTCGAAAAGGATCGCCGGCCGTCGCCGTTCGTCCCCCAGGGCGCGCACGACCCGCCAGGCCTGGCGGCCTTCCTCGGTCAGGAGGTAGGAGCCCCCGTCGGCCTTGGTCAGGAGGCTGTCCGCCTGGAGCTTCTGCAGGTGGAAGGACAGCTTGGAGGACGAGTCCACGAAGTTCATCTTCAGGATGGCCGAATAGGCCACGGGGCCCGAGGAAAAGACAAAGGAAACGATGGCCCTTCGGATGGGGTTCGCGAGGGACTCCAGCATCCCCTGCAGTCCCGGCTCCGCCCGGCTCACGCCCAGGCCCGATTCGAGGTCCGAGAGGACCTCGGCCGGAAGGTCGCGCACGACCAAGGTCCCGCCCCTGGCCTCGCATCGCCCGCCCACGTGCCGCACCCACGCCTCCAGATCCGCCCGCCCGTGGAGGTCCTCGACGGGCTTCAGACCCGCGGCATACACGACGGGTGTCACGGTCCGGGCCACATGCTCCTCGATCGCGGCATTGAGCTGGTAGAGCTGGGAAGGCGCGAACACGTTCGGCGGCTTCGCCTCCTCGTCGATCCGCAGGATGCGACTCGCGCCCCGGGGCGCCGTGGCCCCCGGGCCCACCACGGCGAGGAGAGCCTTCCGTCGGGCCGCGTCCTCGAGGATCGTGTGCACGGCCTGCGGGCCTTGGGCGGGTTGGTTGAGCATCTCGCGAGCGTGGCGTTCGTCCGCGATGGACTGGAGCACGCGCTGGAGGGACTCGATCTCGAACGGCTTCACGACGAAGTCCACGGCGCCTCCCTTCATCGCCTCGACGGCGACGTCCACGGACCCGTGGCCCGTGATCATCACGACGGCGGTCTCGGGCCGCACGACTTGGAGGCGGTGCAGGACCTCGAGGCCGGTGGCACGCGGCATGACGAGGTCGAGGAGGGCGACCTCGAAAGGCTCCGCCTCGAGGCGTTCGAGCGCCTCGCCGCCGTCCGCCGCCGCGTCAACCTGGTGTCCGTCGGCGCGGAGGAGCTCCGCGAGCTCGGAGCGCAGGGTCGGGTCGTCGTCCGCGACGAGAATCTTCATGGATTCTCCTTCTGGGGCAGGACGACCGTAAATGTGGTCCCTTGACCGGGGACCGAGGAGAAATGGATTTCGCCGCCATGCGCGGAGACGATGTTCCGCGAGAGGGCAAGCCCGAGGCCCGTCCCGCCCTGGTGACGCTTCGTGGTCACGAAGGGTTGGAAGAGATGCCCCTGCACGCTCTCCGGGATCCCGTGGCCCGTGTCCGAGACGACGATGATCCGATACCCGGGACGGGACTCCAAGCGGAGCGTGACGGAACCGCGGTCGGTCGCCTCGAACGCGTTCTTGAGCAGGTTCACGATGACCTCCTGCATCTGTAGCGCGTCCACGTACGCGGGGACGGGGACCTCCCCGACGTCCTGCACGAGGGTCACGTCGGGCGAGCGATAGGGCTCAATTTGGTCGACCGCCGCGACCAGGAGTGTGCGCAGGTCGACCTCCACAGGTTGGATCTCGCGGTGCTTCGTGAAGCTCAGCAAGTCCGCGATGATCATGGCCGCCTGCCGCCGCTGGACGTCGATCTTCTCGAGGCGTTCCCGCACCTCGGAATCCTGCGTCCGCCGCTTGCTCGCCGCGGCCAGGAGCGAGATGTTCGCGAG
Proteins encoded in this region:
- a CDS encoding response regulator; its protein translation is MQDVVALPFTGKVPKSRLLIVDDDEGMRENLAELFESLGYAVRTAANTPEALDLLASDDVDLLLTDFKMPGPTGVELIDAARKRQPGLRAILMTAFGDSATEIESVRHGAAGFLNKPFEADEIVAFVEKVLALRGQ
- a CDS encoding KEOPS complex subunit Pcc1 gives rise to the protein MKARASLTLTYADAAQAQAVAKSVSLDDEGYIRTHRKGATITATATADGPLSLLHTLDDYLACITVAERTVEAARPRGRTRRRRA
- a CDS encoding response regulator, which gives rise to MKILVADDDPTLRSELAELLRADGHQVDAAADGGEALERLEAEPFEVALLDLVMPRATGLEVLHRLQVVRPETAVVMITGHGSVDVAVEAMKGGAVDFVVKPFEIESLQRVLQSIADERHAREMLNQPAQGPQAVHTILEDAARRKALLAVVGPGATAPRGASRILRIDEEAKPPNVFAPSQLYQLNAAIEEHVARTVTPVVYAAGLKPVEDLHGRADLEAWVRHVGGRCEARGGTLVVRDLPAEVLSDLESGLGVSRAEPGLQGMLESLANPIRRAIVSFVFSSGPVAYSAILKMNFVDSSSKLSFHLQKLQADSLLTKADGGSYLLTEEGRQAWRVVRALGDERRRPAILFDSR
- a CDS encoding ribonuclease H-like domain-containing protein, whose product is MLRQTFLHVPGVGYRTEERLWHSGITSWDDVATDRMMQVSPHLRGTLAEEIARSEAALRAGRYRYFALRLPAREHWRAWPEFRDAVAFLDIETTGLDIGRDALTVVGVYDGRRKRSFVRGTNLEELPSAVDRARLLVTFNGSRFDVPFLRRAFPRMRLDQIHLDLVHPLHRLGYWGGLKRIERRLGIERSDETAGMGGFDAVRLWAEYEAGDDDALDRLIAYNLEDVVNLEPLAEFAYASLRERALDRGFVTADVLDRERAQRGARRRDSLATRSGRPQ
- the tgtA gene encoding tRNA guanosine(15) transglycosylase TgtA, whose amino-acid sequence is MFELKGRDGLGRLGVLETPHGRVSTPALLPVVNPNRPIVPPAELASRFGAEILITNAYILGKGSLRETALAKGVHGLLGFPRAVMTDSGAFQSHVYGDLEITNPEVVEFQRAIGADLGTVLDVFSEPEHGADRAAADVDETLRRTKEATGLKGALGLVGAVQGGLHEDLRERCAREVSALDLAVVAIGGVVPLLESYRFRDLARVIVASKKGLDPSKPVHLFGAGHPLVFPLAALLGCDLFDSAAYAKYARDGRMLFPDGTRRASEVTDSPCSCPVCTAQPMAQIARDERLLAEHNLHVSFAAIREVRRAIAAGDLWELVERRSRAHPALLDAMRELRLHNEFLEESEPVSRPGAMYYVGPETAHRPVLHRYRRRLAERYAPPPAKGLLALPEGSRPYSARYHDVVERSLAAADVHPVVKSVWGPVPLELDHVWPLSQSLIPYALEAEALEAAEVFFRQWAAGAGYAFGVLWEGDATLDDLRARAPGARSLDWNLLRVRATADLQFGRGASDSLLRGRISLVVSKNTGKVRNVFLEGEHILSLRAEDGFFTLKAAGARRLHAAFSSPRLRVVVESDAVPFLREGKNAFAKFVKDADPGLRPGDEVLLVSPDDELCAVGQAAMTPREMRSFKRGVAAFVREGVPPPPSARRP
- a CDS encoding helix-turn-helix domain-containing protein — protein: MEPLELSQTVMDPYSARILLGTCDAAASALDLSRRFRIPIAACYRRIRQLERMGLVYCERALPSRNGKGLQLFRSRLKSVRVSLEDGRLKASIVIDDGPIPRASEQTLNLIEVARSG